One stretch of Nocardioides perillae DNA includes these proteins:
- a CDS encoding acyl-CoA dehydrogenase family protein, protein MSTGFELSREHEEFRRSVREFAEAEIAPHAAQWDREHHFPVDVVEQMGKLGLFGLTAPEEFGGAGMAGEDGGFTSLCLAIEEIGRVDQSMGITLQAGVGLGINPILTYGTQEQKERWLPALVAGERLAGFGLTEPGAGSDAGATRTKAALDGDEWVVDGAKQFITNSGSSITSLVTVTARTGTREDGRPEISAITIPSGTPGFTVEKAYDKLGWHASDTHPLTFEDVRVPADHLLGQRGRGYAQFLATLDDGRVAISALSVGCIQACLDMSVAYAGERQTFGGPIGRKQGVAFQIADLEVLLHTSRLLTYRAAAIKDAMDAGGPGAPTFAQFKQAAAVAKLHSTESAVTATRIATQVFGGYGFMEEYPAARFYRDAKVLEVGEGTSEVQRMLIARGLGLPVE, encoded by the coding sequence ATGAGCACTGGCTTCGAGCTGTCCCGCGAGCACGAGGAGTTCCGCCGCAGCGTCCGCGAGTTCGCGGAGGCCGAGATCGCGCCGCACGCCGCGCAGTGGGACCGCGAGCACCACTTCCCGGTCGACGTCGTGGAGCAGATGGGCAAGCTGGGGCTCTTCGGCCTCACCGCGCCCGAGGAGTTCGGCGGGGCGGGCATGGCCGGCGAGGACGGCGGCTTCACCAGCCTGTGCCTGGCGATCGAGGAGATCGGCCGCGTCGACCAGTCGATGGGCATCACGCTGCAGGCCGGCGTGGGCCTGGGCATCAACCCGATCCTGACCTACGGCACGCAGGAGCAGAAGGAGCGCTGGCTCCCCGCCCTCGTCGCCGGGGAGCGCCTCGCCGGCTTCGGGCTCACCGAGCCCGGCGCCGGCTCCGACGCCGGCGCGACGCGCACCAAGGCCGCGCTCGACGGCGACGAGTGGGTCGTCGACGGCGCCAAGCAGTTCATCACCAACTCCGGCTCGTCGATCACCTCGCTGGTCACGGTGACCGCCCGCACCGGCACGCGCGAGGACGGCCGCCCCGAGATCTCCGCGATCACGATCCCCTCCGGCACGCCGGGGTTCACGGTCGAGAAGGCCTACGACAAGCTCGGCTGGCACGCCTCCGACACCCACCCGCTGACGTTCGAGGACGTGCGGGTGCCCGCCGACCACCTGCTCGGTCAGCGCGGCCGCGGCTACGCGCAGTTCCTCGCCACCCTCGACGACGGCCGCGTGGCGATCTCCGCGCTGTCGGTCGGCTGCATCCAGGCCTGCCTCGACATGTCGGTGGCCTACGCCGGCGAGCGGCAGACCTTCGGCGGCCCGATCGGGCGCAAGCAGGGCGTGGCCTTCCAGATCGCCGACCTCGAGGTGCTGCTGCACACGTCACGGCTGCTCACCTACCGCGCGGCCGCGATCAAGGACGCGATGGACGCCGGCGGCCCCGGCGCCCCGACCTTCGCGCAGTTCAAGCAGGCCGCCGCCGTCGCGAAGCTGCACAGCACCGAGTCGGCCGTCACCGCCACCCGCATCGCCACCCAGGTCTTCGGCGGCTACGGCTTCATGGAGGAGTACCCCGCCGCGCGCTTCTACCGCGACGCCAAGGTGCTCGAGGTCGGCGAGGGGACGTCCGAGGTGCAGCGCATGCTCATCGCGCGCGGTCTCGGCCTGCCGGTGGAGTAG
- a CDS encoding GtrA family protein yields the protein MGTRGERLPAEVGRFLAVGGLATLVSLALFNALLHGPGDDGAPLADRPITAYVVANLVGMVVSYRGSRHWAFRHRPPVHADGGRTAFVAVNLATMLLPIACLWASRDLLGLADPLSDNVAANVVGLLLGTAARFWLFRAFVFRRPAAVLAA from the coding sequence GTGGGCACACGGGGGGAGCGGCTGCCGGCCGAGGTGGGGCGCTTCCTCGCCGTCGGCGGCCTGGCCACGCTCGTGTCGCTCGCGCTCTTCAACGCGCTGCTGCACGGGCCCGGCGACGACGGTGCGCCGCTCGCCGACCGCCCCATCACGGCGTACGTCGTGGCGAACCTCGTCGGGATGGTCGTGAGCTACCGCGGCAGCCGGCACTGGGCCTTCCGCCACCGCCCGCCCGTGCACGCCGACGGCGGGCGCACCGCCTTCGTGGCGGTCAACCTCGCCACCATGCTGCTGCCGATCGCGTGCCTGTGGGCCAGTCGCGACCTGCTCGGGCTCGCCGACCCGCTGAGCGACAACGTCGCGGCCAACGTCGTGGGCCTGCTGCTCGGCACCGCGGCGCGCTTCTGGCTCTTCCGCGCCTTCGTCTTCCGGCGGCCCGCCGCGGTGCTCGCGGCGTGA
- a CDS encoding LLM class flavin-dependent oxidoreductase: MSARRGLFVAPFDALADPAEVGDLAARAEAAGWEGFFVWDHVQYGDRVEAVADAWTCCAAVALRTERLLLGPMVTPLARRRPHVVARQAASLAALSRGRFVLGLGLGDDGVGEFSDFGDESDPRVCARMLDEGLEVLTALLSGEPVDHDGDHHTARGARFRPAAEVPLWLVGRFGNRAPVRRAARHDGFFVIGLDGPADLDRVTADLAAHDPRPGFDVVVDLTVDDDPAPWLDRGASWVLTRIGPYDLDLDAVRRVVDAGP, translated from the coding sequence GTGAGCGCCCGACGCGGGCTCTTCGTCGCGCCCTTCGACGCCCTCGCCGACCCCGCGGAGGTCGGCGACCTCGCCGCGCGCGCGGAGGCCGCCGGCTGGGAGGGGTTCTTCGTCTGGGACCACGTGCAGTACGGCGACCGGGTCGAGGCCGTCGCCGACGCCTGGACGTGCTGCGCGGCCGTCGCGCTGCGCACCGAGCGGCTGCTCCTCGGGCCGATGGTGACGCCGCTGGCGCGCCGCCGGCCCCACGTCGTGGCCCGCCAGGCCGCCAGCCTGGCCGCGCTGTCCCGGGGCCGCTTCGTCCTCGGGCTGGGCCTCGGCGACGACGGGGTGGGGGAGTTCAGCGACTTCGGCGACGAGTCGGACCCCCGGGTGTGCGCCAGGATGCTCGACGAGGGCCTCGAGGTGCTCACCGCGCTGCTCTCGGGCGAGCCGGTGGACCACGACGGCGATCACCACACCGCCCGCGGCGCGCGCTTCCGGCCGGCCGCCGAGGTGCCGCTCTGGCTGGTCGGGCGGTTCGGCAACCGCGCGCCCGTGCGGCGGGCCGCGCGCCACGACGGCTTCTTCGTCATCGGGCTCGACGGCCCGGCCGACCTCGACCGGGTCACGGCGGACCTCGCCGCGCACGACCCGCGGCCCGGCTTCGACGTCGTCGTCGACCTCACCGTCGACGACGACCCCGCGCCCTGGCTCGACCGCGGCGCCTCCTGGGTGCTGACCCGCATCGGGCCCTACGACCTCGACCTCGACGCGGTGCGCCGCGTGGTCGACGCGGGCCCGTGA
- a CDS encoding GNAT family N-acetyltransferase, which translates to MTAAEAGTRIEVLTADDWPTWRALRLAALSEAPQAFGSRLADWTGAGDTEERWRGRLSIPGAHDVVARLGGGAGGEAVGMVSGVPTEDDGVAELISLWVAPAARGRGVADALVAEVVRWARERRAGVLRLSVAEDNATAIALYERHGFRLSGEVSGLMADGVRRELVMATSLARA; encoded by the coding sequence GTGACCGCCGCCGAGGCCGGGACACGGATCGAGGTGCTCACCGCCGACGACTGGCCGACGTGGCGTGCGCTGCGCCTCGCCGCGCTGTCCGAGGCGCCGCAGGCCTTCGGCTCCCGGCTCGCGGACTGGACGGGTGCGGGCGACACCGAGGAGCGGTGGCGGGGCCGGCTGAGCATCCCCGGAGCGCACGACGTCGTCGCCCGGCTCGGGGGCGGGGCGGGCGGTGAGGCGGTGGGCATGGTCAGCGGCGTGCCCACCGAGGACGACGGCGTCGCCGAGCTGATCTCGCTGTGGGTCGCCCCCGCCGCGCGCGGGCGCGGCGTGGCCGACGCCCTCGTCGCCGAGGTGGTGCGGTGGGCGCGCGAGCGCCGAGCCGGGGTGCTGCGGCTCTCGGTGGCCGAGGACAACGCGACAGCCATCGCCCTCTACGAGCGTCACGGGTTCCGGCTGTCCGGCGAGGTCAGCGGGCTGATGGCCGACGGGGTGCGCCGCGAGCTGGTGATGGCGACCTCGTTGGCGCGCGCCTGA
- a CDS encoding ArsC/Spx/MgsR family protein has translation MEIWVNPACSKCRAATAALDEAGVAYTVRRYLDDPPTREELAAVVARLGLEPWDVARTGEPEAAALDDLTRTPADRDRWLDAMAAHPRLIQRPIITADDGTTVVGRDQASLDRVLSS, from the coding sequence GTGGAGATCTGGGTGAACCCGGCGTGCTCGAAGTGCCGTGCCGCGACGGCGGCGCTCGACGAGGCGGGCGTGGCCTACACCGTGCGCCGCTACCTCGACGACCCGCCGACCCGCGAGGAGCTCGCCGCGGTGGTCGCGCGACTGGGCCTCGAGCCCTGGGACGTCGCGCGGACCGGTGAGCCCGAGGCGGCCGCGCTCGACGACCTCACCCGCACGCCGGCCGACCGCGATCGGTGGCTCGACGCGATGGCGGCCCACCCGCGGCTCATCCAGCGCCCGATCATCACCGCCGACGACGGCACGACGGTGGTCGGTCGCGACCAGGCCAGCCTCGACCGGGTGCTGTCGTCGTGA
- a CDS encoding DUF2200 family protein, with protein MSHRIFATPVADVYPHYVAKAERKGRTKEEVDAVTTWLTGFDQAQLEDHLAAGTTFEQFFAQAPGNPDAALVTGVVCGVRVEEVDDPLMQQVRRLDKLVDELARGKALAKVLRS; from the coding sequence GTGAGCCACCGGATCTTCGCCACGCCCGTCGCCGACGTCTACCCGCACTACGTCGCGAAGGCCGAGCGCAAGGGCCGGACCAAGGAGGAGGTCGACGCCGTGACCACCTGGCTGACCGGCTTCGACCAGGCCCAGCTCGAGGACCACCTCGCCGCGGGCACGACCTTCGAGCAGTTCTTCGCCCAGGCGCCCGGCAACCCCGACGCCGCCCTGGTCACCGGCGTCGTCTGCGGCGTGCGGGTCGAGGAGGTCGACGACCCGCTGATGCAGCAGGTCCGCCGCCTCGACAAGCTGGTCGACGAGCTGGCGCGCGGCAAGGCCCTGGCGAAGGTCCTCCGCTCCTAG
- a CDS encoding nucleoside triphosphate pyrophosphatase: MTDAPTSGPTRRRTLPFVLASASPARLATLRSAGLDPHVVVSGVDESVLDGLPPAELALGLAGLKCRAVAARDDLPTGALVLGCDSVLELDGEALGKPGTAEVATERWRAMRGRSGVLHTGHHLVDLASGRHEEATASTVVHFASPDDDEVAAYVATGEPLHVAGAFTVDSLGGAFVRGIEGDHHNVVGVSLPLLRELVGALGHRWTDLWAR; encoded by the coding sequence GTGACCGATGCGCCCACCTCCGGCCCGACCCGCCGCCGCACCCTCCCCTTCGTCCTGGCCTCCGCCTCCCCCGCGCGGCTCGCGACGCTGCGCAGCGCCGGGCTCGACCCGCACGTCGTCGTCTCCGGCGTCGACGAGTCGGTGCTCGACGGCCTGCCGCCCGCCGAGCTCGCGCTCGGGCTCGCCGGGCTGAAGTGCCGTGCCGTCGCCGCCCGCGACGACCTGCCGACCGGCGCGCTCGTCCTCGGCTGCGACTCCGTGCTCGAGCTCGACGGCGAGGCGCTCGGCAAGCCCGGCACGGCCGAGGTCGCGACCGAGCGGTGGCGCGCGATGCGGGGGCGCTCGGGGGTGCTGCACACCGGCCACCACCTCGTCGACCTGGCGTCCGGTCGCCACGAGGAGGCCACGGCCTCGACCGTCGTCCACTTCGCCTCGCCAGACGACGACGAGGTCGCGGCGTACGTCGCCACGGGCGAGCCCCTGCACGTCGCCGGCGCCTTCACCGTGGACTCCCTCGGCGGCGCCTTCGTGCGCGGCATCGAGGGCGACCACCACAACGTCGTCGGCGTCAGCCTGCCGCTGCTGCGCGAGCTCGTGGGCGCCCTCGGCCACCGCTGGACCGACCTCTGGGCCCGCTGA
- a CDS encoding MFS transporter yields the protein MPPETTRRSTSHGEGRHDRAWLLALGAPALGMAFTVTVVASYVPVLLEAGSDPVTIGLLVAAEGFLGIFVPALVGNASDRRSRRVRDRLGLLVAAAALVVAGLALVGVLATVGGLSVWVSALALLLLYLGYHAFLAPYWTLFSDTVAPERSGRAVSVEGTWRVLGTGAGLIGGGLLIALQPGLPFLVAAGLVVVTVLVLVRGLGERGDDPVTGETVEGRASTGAIRTLLRDPAIRRLAVANGLWNFALMALRAFVVLFFVAGLQRDTAFVATVVFPLVAVGILAAAPASGWLAERFGHVRLLVVALVAWGGTMAVPPFYTGPWIVAAIPVVAAGAAVVLTLPLSVLMRVTPDERHGAAAGLFGVSRGVGSTLGPVVAGVAIVLLDGVAPFSDTQGYGAFWLVCSAALLLSVPLTWSLRDQPGL from the coding sequence ATGCCTCCCGAGACCACCCGGCGCAGCACCTCCCACGGCGAGGGCCGCCACGACCGGGCCTGGCTGCTCGCCCTCGGCGCCCCCGCGCTCGGCATGGCCTTCACCGTCACGGTGGTCGCCTCCTACGTGCCGGTGCTGCTCGAGGCCGGGTCCGACCCGGTGACGATCGGCCTGCTGGTGGCCGCCGAGGGGTTCCTCGGCATCTTCGTCCCGGCGCTCGTCGGCAACGCCTCCGACCGCCGCAGCCGCCGGGTGCGCGACCGCCTGGGCCTGCTCGTCGCGGCGGCCGCGCTCGTGGTCGCCGGCCTCGCCCTCGTCGGCGTCCTCGCGACGGTCGGCGGGTTGTCGGTGTGGGTCTCGGCGCTGGCGCTGCTGCTGCTCTACCTCGGCTACCACGCCTTCCTCGCGCCCTACTGGACCCTCTTCTCCGACACCGTCGCGCCCGAGCGCAGCGGCCGGGCCGTCAGCGTCGAGGGCACGTGGCGGGTGCTGGGCACCGGCGCCGGGCTCATCGGCGGCGGGCTGCTGATCGCGCTGCAGCCGGGTCTGCCCTTCCTGGTGGCGGCCGGCCTCGTCGTGGTCACCGTGCTCGTGCTCGTGCGCGGGCTGGGGGAGCGCGGTGACGACCCCGTGACGGGCGAGACGGTCGAGGGGCGGGCCTCCACCGGCGCGATCCGCACGCTGCTGCGCGACCCCGCGATCCGCCGCCTGGCGGTCGCCAACGGGTTGTGGAACTTCGCCCTCATGGCGCTGCGCGCCTTCGTCGTGCTGTTCTTCGTGGCCGGGCTGCAGCGCGACACCGCCTTCGTGGCGACGGTCGTCTTCCCGCTCGTCGCGGTGGGCATCCTCGCCGCCGCGCCCGCCTCGGGCTGGCTCGCGGAGCGGTTCGGCCACGTGCGGCTGCTCGTCGTCGCGCTGGTGGCGTGGGGCGGCACCATGGCGGTGCCACCCTTCTACACCGGTCCGTGGATCGTCGCGGCGATCCCGGTGGTCGCGGCGGGTGCCGCCGTCGTGCTCACGCTCCCGCTCTCGGTGCTGATGCGGGTGACCCCCGACGAGCGCCACGGGGCGGCCGCCGGGCTCTTCGGCGTGAGCCGCGGCGTCGGGTCCACGCTGGGCCCGGTGGTCGCGGGCGTGGCGATCGTGCTGCTCGACGGGGTGGCGCCCTTCAGCGACACCCAGGGCTACGGCGCCTTCTGGCTGGTCTGCTCGGCGGCCCTGCTCCTCAGCGTGCCGCTGACGTGGTCGCTGCGCGACCAGCCGGGTCTCTAG
- a CDS encoding acyl-CoA carboxylase subunit epsilon, producing MSGEQDLGPEQAPARPVLRVVNPDATPEEVAAIVAVVAALGGGEAPAPRRTPEWSRPARGLRQPLTPGPGAWRASALPR from the coding sequence GTGAGCGGCGAGCAGGACCTCGGCCCCGAGCAGGCTCCCGCCCGCCCGGTGCTGCGGGTCGTCAACCCCGACGCCACCCCCGAGGAGGTCGCCGCGATCGTGGCGGTCGTGGCGGCCCTCGGCGGCGGCGAGGCCCCGGCCCCCCGGCGTACGCCGGAGTGGTCGCGGCCCGCGCGCGGGCTGCGGCAGCCCCTCACGCCCGGCCCCGGCGCCTGGCGGGCGAGCGCGCTGCCGCGCTGA
- a CDS encoding carboxyl transferase domain-containing protein has product MSARPGEGTDVPQDIDIHTTAGKLADLERRLDEAVHAGSAKAVEKQHAKGRKTARERIEMLFDEGSFVELDELARHRSTAFGLESTRPYGDGVITGYGTVDGRQVCVFSQDFTVFGGSLGEVYGEKITKVMDLAIKTGSPIVGINEGAGARIQEGVVSLGLYGEIFKRNVHASGVIPQISMILGNCAGGHVYSPAVTDFTVMVDQTSAMFITGPDVIKTVTGEDVSMEELGGARTHNTKSGNAHYMASDEEDAFDYVKALLSYLPANNLEEPPALDDPAVLEVTETDRALDTLIPDSPNQPYDVHTVIEAVLDDEEFLEVQPLFAPNIVVGFGRVEGRPVGVVANQPMQFAGTLDIDASEKAARFVRTCDAFNVPVLTFVDVPGFLPGIDQEHTGIIRRGAKLIYAYAEATVPLVTVITRKGYGGAYVVMGSKHLGADVNVAWPTAQIAVMGSQGAANIIHRKTLAEVEAEGGDVEARRAELIEEYEDTLANPYTAAERGYVDAVIQPHETRIEVVRSLRLLRTKRETLPPKKHGNIPL; this is encoded by the coding sequence GTGAGCGCACGACCCGGTGAGGGCACGGACGTCCCCCAGGACATCGACATCCACACGACGGCCGGCAAGCTCGCCGACCTGGAGCGCCGCCTCGACGAGGCCGTGCACGCCGGGTCCGCGAAGGCGGTCGAGAAGCAGCACGCGAAGGGCCGCAAGACCGCCCGCGAGCGCATCGAGATGCTCTTCGACGAGGGCTCCTTCGTCGAGCTCGACGAGCTGGCCCGCCACCGCTCGACCGCCTTCGGCCTGGAGTCGACGCGTCCCTACGGCGACGGCGTCATCACCGGCTACGGCACGGTCGACGGCCGCCAGGTCTGCGTCTTCTCCCAGGACTTCACCGTCTTCGGCGGCTCGCTGGGCGAGGTCTACGGCGAGAAGATCACCAAGGTGATGGACCTCGCCATCAAGACCGGCTCCCCCATCGTCGGCATCAACGAGGGCGCGGGCGCGCGCATCCAGGAGGGCGTGGTCTCCCTCGGCCTCTACGGCGAGATCTTCAAGCGCAACGTGCACGCCTCGGGCGTCATCCCGCAGATCTCGATGATCCTGGGCAACTGCGCGGGTGGCCACGTCTACTCCCCCGCGGTCACCGACTTCACCGTGATGGTCGACCAGACCTCCGCGATGTTCATCACCGGGCCCGACGTCATCAAGACCGTCACCGGCGAGGACGTCTCGATGGAGGAGCTCGGCGGCGCCCGCACCCACAACACCAAGTCGGGCAACGCCCACTACATGGCCTCCGACGAGGAGGACGCCTTCGACTACGTCAAGGCGCTGCTGTCCTACCTGCCGGCCAACAACCTCGAGGAGCCGCCGGCCCTCGACGACCCGGCCGTGCTCGAGGTCACCGAGACCGACCGGGCGCTCGACACGCTCATCCCCGACTCGCCCAACCAGCCCTACGACGTGCACACCGTCATCGAGGCCGTGCTCGACGACGAGGAGTTCCTCGAGGTCCAGCCGCTCTTCGCGCCCAACATCGTCGTCGGCTTCGGCCGCGTCGAGGGCCGTCCGGTCGGCGTCGTGGCCAACCAGCCGATGCAGTTCGCTGGCACCCTCGACATCGACGCCTCCGAGAAGGCCGCGCGCTTCGTGCGCACCTGCGACGCCTTCAACGTGCCGGTCCTGACCTTCGTCGACGTGCCCGGCTTCCTGCCCGGCATCGACCAGGAGCACACCGGCATCATCCGGCGTGGCGCGAAGCTCATCTACGCCTACGCCGAGGCGACCGTGCCGCTCGTCACCGTCATCACCCGCAAGGGCTACGGCGGCGCCTACGTCGTCATGGGCTCCAAGCACCTCGGCGCCGACGTCAACGTCGCCTGGCCCACCGCGCAGATCGCGGTCATGGGCTCGCAGGGCGCGGCCAACATCATCCACCGCAAGACCCTCGCGGAGGTCGAGGCCGAGGGCGGTGACGTGGAGGCCAGGCGCGCCGAGCTCATCGAGGAGTACGAGGACACCCTCGCCAACCCCTACACCGCGGCCGAGCGCGGCTACGTCGACGCCGTCATCCAGCCCCACGAGACCCGCATCGAGGTCGTGCGGTCCCTGCGGCTGCTGCGCACCAAGCGCGAGACGCTGCCGCCGAAGAAGCACGGGAACATCCCGCTGTGA
- a CDS encoding biotin--[acetyl-CoA-carboxylase] ligase, producing MASSDGLDAWWWVNVVVVPTHPATRPPLDQDRLADLLRAPARAAAAGWSVTVLEEAGSTNAELAGLARGGAPEGTVVTTEHQTAGRGRLDRTWAMPARSALAVSVLLRPQVPAASWPWLPLLVGTAVAGVLPAHGVPAVLKWPNDVLVEEPAASGELRKLAGILVERVDTPEGPAAVVGCGLNTDLDRGELPVETATSVRLVTGSSPDRTLLLADLLAALAEQYAGWAAPGGADALHAAYSRACSTVGREVRVELPAGGLLTGRASGIDAGGGLVVDALAGQVVVGAGDVVHVRPA from the coding sequence GTGGCCTCCTCGGATGGCCTCGATGCCTGGTGGTGGGTCAATGTAGTGGTCGTGCCGACCCACCCCGCCACGCGCCCACCACTCGACCAGGACCGCCTCGCCGACCTGCTGCGCGCGCCCGCGCGTGCCGCGGCCGCCGGGTGGTCGGTCACCGTGCTGGAGGAGGCGGGCTCGACCAACGCCGAGCTCGCCGGGCTGGCCCGTGGCGGCGCCCCCGAGGGCACCGTGGTCACGACCGAGCACCAGACCGCCGGGCGTGGCCGCCTCGACCGCACCTGGGCCATGCCCGCCCGCAGCGCACTCGCCGTCTCGGTGCTGCTGCGCCCGCAGGTGCCGGCCGCGTCGTGGCCGTGGCTGCCGCTGCTCGTCGGCACCGCCGTGGCGGGCGTGCTGCCCGCCCACGGCGTGCCCGCGGTGCTGAAGTGGCCCAACGACGTGCTCGTCGAGGAGCCGGCGGCGTCGGGCGAGCTGCGCAAGCTCGCGGGCATCCTCGTGGAGCGGGTCGACACCCCCGAGGGCCCGGCCGCCGTCGTCGGCTGCGGCCTCAACACCGACCTCGACCGCGGCGAGCTGCCCGTCGAGACCGCCACCTCCGTGCGCCTGGTCACCGGGAGCAGCCCCGACCGCACCCTGCTGCTGGCCGACCTGCTCGCCGCCCTCGCCGAGCAGTACGCCGGGTGGGCGGCGCCCGGCGGCGCCGACGCCCTGCACGCGGCGTACTCCCGCGCGTGCTCGACGGTCGGTCGCGAGGTGCGCGTCGAGCTGCCCGCCGGGGGGTTGCTGACCGGGCGCGCGTCGGGCATCGACGCCGGCGGCGGCCTCGTCGTCGACGCGCTGGCCGGGCAGGTCGTGGTCGGCGCGGGCGACGTCGTGCACGTCCGCCCCGCCTGA
- a CDS encoding adenylate/guanylate cyclase domain-containing protein, with the protein MSSPSETPEQPGLAALIMGELPAFDAEEVAEQAGVSVEQARRLWRALGFPQLDDARGFTSSDVAAVSTLYRTVESGALDFDTAVDLTRAVGQTMARLADWGVGTLLDRVEALERGEQATGSRLGSARRLLEELGEPFEALLTYSWRRHLVAAVARMEALGADDEDLHTSNLTVGFADIVSFTALSNQLEEGRIGDLVELFESRCGDVVAAHGGRVVKSIGDSVLFTTDTPVAAVEIAEGIIAVIGRDPRMPDVRVGLATGSVVMRLGDVFGPPVNMAARLTAVARRNRVIVDAVTAKRLPPEDFDTRRLPARPVRGFGLVEPVAVRRH; encoded by the coding sequence GTGTCCTCCCCGTCCGAGACCCCCGAGCAGCCCGGCCTGGCCGCGCTGATCATGGGTGAGCTCCCGGCCTTCGACGCCGAGGAGGTCGCTGAGCAGGCCGGCGTCAGCGTCGAGCAGGCGCGTCGGCTGTGGCGGGCGCTCGGCTTCCCGCAGCTCGACGACGCGCGCGGCTTCACCAGCTCCGACGTGGCGGCGGTCTCCACGCTCTACCGCACGGTCGAGTCGGGCGCGCTCGACTTCGACACGGCCGTCGACCTCACCCGCGCGGTCGGCCAGACCATGGCGCGGCTGGCCGACTGGGGGGTCGGCACGCTGCTCGACCGGGTCGAGGCGCTCGAGCGCGGCGAGCAGGCCACGGGCTCGCGGCTCGGCTCGGCCCGACGGCTGCTCGAGGAGCTCGGCGAGCCGTTCGAGGCGCTGCTCACCTACTCCTGGCGACGTCACCTGGTCGCCGCCGTCGCCCGGATGGAGGCGCTCGGCGCCGACGACGAGGACCTGCACACCAGCAACCTCACGGTCGGCTTCGCCGACATCGTCAGCTTCACCGCGCTGTCCAACCAGCTGGAGGAGGGCCGCATCGGCGACCTCGTCGAGCTCTTCGAGTCCCGCTGCGGCGACGTGGTCGCTGCCCACGGCGGCCGGGTGGTCAAGAGCATCGGCGACTCCGTGCTCTTCACCACCGACACGCCCGTGGCGGCTGTCGAGATCGCCGAGGGGATCATCGCCGTCATCGGCCGCGACCCGCGGATGCCCGACGTGCGGGTGGGCCTGGCCACGGGCTCGGTCGTGATGCGCCTCGGCGACGTCTTCGGCCCCCCGGTCAACATGGCCGCGCGGCTCACCGCCGTCGCCCGGCGCAACCGGGTCATCGTCGACGCGGTGACCGCCAAGCGGCTGCCGCCCGAGGACTTCGACACCCGGCGGCTGCCGGCGCGGCCGGTGCGCGGCTTCGGTCTCGTGGAGCCGGTCGCCGTGCGGCGCCACTGA
- a CDS encoding 5-(carboxyamino)imidazole ribonucleotide synthase yields the protein MTASTPAPTLAVVGGGQLARMMAQPAIALGLPLRLLAEAEGVSAAQVIPDHVVGDHRDLETLRRVTAGCPVVTFDHEHVPTEHLHALEADGVAVRPGPRALVHAQDKGVMRAALERLGLPSPRHRLVTAPEEVADFGFPCVLKTTRGGYDGKGVWVVRDLDGCAEAFAAAEAAGVEVLAEELVDFRRELSALVARSPSGQAAAYPVVASTQVDGICHEVVAPAPDLDPDLSARAQRIALELAGALDVTGILAVELFETTDGRVLVNELAMRPHNTGHWTQDGAETSQFEQHLRAVLDLPLGSPAPRARWTVMVNILGAPEDPERGEVGRLWDGYPHALARDPRLRVHLYGKDLRPGRKVGHVNAYGDDLEDCLERARHAAAWFRGDLGDESE from the coding sequence GTGACCGCGTCGACGCCTGCCCCCACGCTGGCGGTCGTCGGCGGCGGCCAGCTGGCCCGGATGATGGCCCAGCCGGCCATCGCGCTCGGGCTGCCGCTGCGCCTGCTCGCCGAGGCCGAGGGCGTGTCCGCCGCCCAGGTGATCCCCGACCACGTCGTCGGCGACCACCGCGACCTCGAGACGCTGCGCCGCGTCACCGCCGGTTGCCCGGTGGTCACCTTCGACCACGAGCACGTGCCGACCGAGCACCTGCACGCCCTGGAGGCCGACGGCGTCGCCGTGCGCCCCGGCCCGCGTGCGCTCGTGCACGCCCAGGACAAGGGCGTCATGCGCGCGGCGCTCGAGCGGCTCGGCCTGCCCTCACCGCGCCACCGGCTGGTGACCGCGCCCGAGGAGGTCGCCGACTTCGGCTTCCCGTGCGTGCTCAAGACGACCCGCGGCGGCTACGACGGCAAGGGCGTGTGGGTCGTGCGCGACCTCGACGGCTGCGCCGAGGCGTTCGCCGCGGCCGAGGCGGCCGGCGTCGAGGTGCTGGCCGAGGAGCTGGTCGACTTCCGGCGCGAGCTGTCCGCCCTCGTGGCGCGCTCCCCGAGCGGCCAGGCCGCGGCGTACCCGGTCGTCGCCTCGACCCAGGTCGACGGCATCTGCCACGAGGTGGTCGCGCCGGCGCCCGACCTCGACCCCGACCTGTCGGCCCGCGCCCAGCGCATCGCGCTCGAGCTCGCCGGCGCGCTCGACGTGACCGGCATCCTCGCCGTCGAGCTCTTCGAGACCACCGACGGCCGGGTCCTGGTCAACGAGCTGGCGATGCGCCCGCACAACACCGGCCACTGGACCCAGGACGGCGCGGAGACCTCGCAGTTCGAGCAACACCTGCGCGCCGTGCTCGACCTGCCGCTCGGCTCGCCCGCCCCGCGGGCCCGGTGGACGGTCATGGTCAACATCCTCGGGGCGCCCGAGGACCCCGAGCGCGGCGAGGTGGGGCGGCTGTGGGACGGCTACCCCCACGCGCTCGCCCGCGACCCGCGGCTGCGGGTGCACCTCTACGGCAAGGACCTGCGGCCCGGCCGCAAGGTCGGCCACGTCAACGCCTACGGCGACGACCTCGAGGACTGCCTGGAACGCGCGCGGCACGCCGCCGCGTGGTTCCGCGGCGACCTCGGCGACGAGAGCGAGTGA